One part of the Sardina pilchardus chromosome 5, fSarPil1.1, whole genome shotgun sequence genome encodes these proteins:
- the zgc:56585 gene encoding 15-hydroxyprostaglandin dehydrogenase [NAD(+)], whose product MALNGKVAVVTGGAQGLGKGFAEVLLKHGAKVSLFDVSEDSGNATKAAFDKEFGPDRTLFCVCDVTSEKHFKDAFQKTVQKFGGIDIVCNNAGIINETDWEKTVAINLSGVIRGTYLAVDHLKKQNGGRGGVIINIASMAGLGPLPTCPVYTATKHGVVGFTRAMAMASEYSGYGVRLNMICPIFVRTELLSSLDTEERAGDFYHLRDINQKLLEKFGTLEVSDVTKAFEKLVLDESKNGAALYVRTEGAEYVKFPTAEDTEEKSKQ is encoded by the exons ATGGCACTGAACGGGAAAGTAGCAGTCGTTACCGGTGGCGCGCAAGGTCTTGGAAAAGGCTTTGCTGAAGTTCTTCTGAAACACGGGGCTAAG GTGTCGCTTTTTGATGTGAGTGAAGACTCGGGTAACGCCACTAAGGCTGCCTTTGACAAAGAATTTGGACCTGACCGAACTTTGTTCTGTGTTTGCGATGTGACCTCAGAAAAACACTTCAAAG ATGCTTTCCAAAAAACCGTGCAGAAGTTCGGTGGCATTGACATCGTTTGCAACAATGCGGGAATCATAAACGAGACAGACTGGGAGAAAACTGTGGCCATCAATCTG AGTGGCGTGATCAGAGGGACTTACTTGGCCGTGGATCACCTGAAGAAACAGAATGGGGGTAGAGGGGGCGTCATCATCAACATCGCCTCAATGGCag gtctTGGTCCTTTACCGACGTGTCCCGTCTACACTGCTACCAAACATGGCGTGGTTGGCTTCACCAGAGCCATGGCG ATGGCCTCAGAGTATTCGGGCTACGGTGTGCGCCTCAACATGATCTGCCCCATATTTGTGCGGACGGAGCTGCTGTCCAGTCTGGACACGGAGGAAAGGGCTGGAGATTTCTACCACCTCAGAGACATCAACCAGAAACTCCTGGAGAAATTTGGCACTCTTGA agtaTCTGATGTCACCAAGGCGTTTGAGAAGCTGGTTCTAGATGAAAGCAAAAACGGAGCTGCTCTCTACGTCAGAACGGAGGGAGCTGAATATGTGAAGTTTCCAACTGCCGAGGACACGGAGGAGAAGAGCAAACAGTAA
- the LOC134080643 gene encoding uncharacterized protein LOC134080643 isoform X2 has protein sequence MYRLVEFTDTSCLNIIPDDWYDNGITWWPNYKNDLKINNAIQRREKPKSDWSCFAVRELSKAGSYQEARMKLKRAMTCSNSDLQREGEDDGTSKKRRPSDKLLELEDSEEERSKKLKKMASTAAFPTSYVSPSPHFFAMMPEQTPMTAGRTSSVRKGQETSTRDAMHEKTARPSQTPEAACCSWEPSSFRDMLMELAPITAARSILENRDWDSQTSFRGMIQHEQQSVATGTSAWESLTSFREIMHQQGPVATGWSLETSSRELSSDNTSTGPTESRNRDWGASTTCRETTPDQPPTGGSELRSSECAAPTACRETEVSSTSMTFRNGRGDQIPCNAEFHLLNIMESLRQQQMQHAVALNTIINILQGRVNTRSAGGDASKDPAEMPQDISYPLMDLRELEKQEVWLENAANTPAKTKMIAYLGAIGGKDLKTTVWKIMSTLIHNNLGKQLNWKGVNDKRAFSSLLLKSVIIRGVRKNPHYTKTTDSEIEKLIIRWLNLAGDRDGGRKQRELAKRGQLNMPDHAKGLQPPKPMPPGTSSTASAAASASARKLPDHLNKAQNRPRTTDPRAPEPAESERLRDQMDPNLNRPENSWTMFQSSAPVLMDPRNVRLNL, from the exons ATGTACAGATTAGTTGAGTTCACAGACACCAGCTGCTTAAACATAATTCCTGATGACTGGTATGACAACGGAATAACATGGTGGCCAAACTACAAAAACGACCTAAAGATAAACAATGCCATTCAACGAAGGGAGAAGCCTAAGTCCGACTGGTCTTGCTTTGCTGTGCGGGAATTGTCCAAAGCAG GTTCATACCAAGAAGCTAGAATGAAATTGAAGAGGGCCATGACCTGCAGCAACTCAGACCtccaaagagaaggagaagatgatGGCACAAGCAAAAAAAGAAGACCAAGTGACAA GCTTCTGGAGCTGGAGGACTCCGAGGAGGAGCGCAGTAAAAAGCTCAAGAAGATGGCCTCTACCGCAGCCTTCCCTACTTCCTACGTTAGCCCGTCACCACACTTCTTCG CAATGATGCCTGAACAGACGCCCATGACAGCAGGAAGGACCAGCTCTGTACGGAAGGGCCAGGAAACATCCACACGAG ACGCCATGCATGAAAAGACTGCAAGGCCGTCCCAGACGCCAGAGGCCGCCTGCTGCAGCTGGGAGCCCTCTTCCTTCAGAG ATATGCTCATGGAACTGGCTCCAATAACAGCTGCACGGTCCATACTGGAGAATAGGGACTGGGATTCACAAACATCCTTCAGAG GAATGATACAACATGAGCAGCAGAGCGTAGCCACAGGGACCAGTGCATGGGAGTCACTGACGTCCTTCAGAG AGATCATGCATCAGCAAGGTCCTGTGGCAACGGGTTGGTCCTTGGAAACATCTAGCAGAG AGCTGAGTTCTGATAACACCTCCACTGGGCCTACTGAGTCCAGAAACCGAGACTGGGGAGCCTCCACCACCTGTAGAG AGACTACTCCTGACCAGCCTCCTACTGGAGGCTCAGAGCTAAGAAGCAGCGAGTGTGCAGCTCCTACCGCCTGCAGAG AGACTGAAGTTTCTTCAACATCCATGACTTTCCGGAATGGACGTGGGGACCAAATTCCATGCAATG CAGAATTCCACCTGCTGAACATCATGGAGTCCCTGCGgcagcagcagatgcagcaCGCCGTGGCCCtcaacaccatcatcaacaTCCTGCAGGGCCGCGTCAACACCCGCAGCGCCGGCGGCGACGCCTCCAAGGACCCGGCCGAGATGCCGCAGGACATCTCCTACCCGCTCATGGACCTGCGCGAGCTGGAGAAGCAGGAGGTCTGGCTGGAGAACGCGGCCAACACGCCGGCCAAGACCAAGATG ATTGCATATCTTGGAGCCATTGGCGGCAAGGACTTGAAGACCACAGTGTGGAAGATCATGTCCACACTGATTCATAACAACCTGGGCAAACAGCTCAACTGGAAAGGAGTGAACGACAAGCGAGCCTTCAGCTCCCTGTTGCTCAAATCTGTCATCATAC GCGGTGTTCGGAAAAATCCCCACTACACAAAGACCACAGACTCTGAGATTGAGAAGCTGATAATCCGCTGGCTAAATCTGGCCGGAGACCGCGACGGGGGCAGGAAACAGCGAGAGCTGGCCAAGCGCGGGCAGCTCAACATGCCCGACCACGCCAAAGGCCTCCAGCCGCCCAAACCCATGCCCCCTGGCACCAGCTCCACCGCCTCTGCCGCGGCCTCCGCTTCTGCCCGCAAACTGCCCGACCATCTCAACAAAGCCCAGAACCGGCCCCGCACGACGGACCCGCGGGCACCCGAACCTGCCGAGTCCGAGCGCCTCCGCGACCAGATGGACCCAAACCTGAACCGGCCCGAGAACAGCTGGACCATGTTCCAGTCGTCAGCGCCGGTTCTGATGGACCCCAGGAACGTCCGGCTGAACTTGTAG
- the LOC134080643 gene encoding uncharacterized protein LOC134080643 isoform X1: protein MYRLVEFTDTSCLNIIPDDWYDNGITWWPNYKNDLKINNAIQRREKPKSDWSCFAVRELSKAGSYQEARMKLKRAMTCSNSDLQREGEDDGTSKKRRPSDKLLELEDSEEERSKKLKKMASTAAFPTSYVSPSPHFFAMMPEQTPMTAGRTSSVRKGQETSTRDAMHEKTARPSQTPEAACCSWEPSSFRDMLMELAPITAARSILENRDWDSQTSFRGMIQHEQQSVATGTSAWESLTSFREIMHQQGPVATGWSLETSSRELSSDNTSTGPTESRNRDWGASTTCRETTPDQPPTGGSELRSSECAAPTACRETEVSSTSMTFRNGRGDQIPCNAAEFHLLNIMESLRQQQMQHAVALNTIINILQGRVNTRSAGGDASKDPAEMPQDISYPLMDLRELEKQEVWLENAANTPAKTKMIAYLGAIGGKDLKTTVWKIMSTLIHNNLGKQLNWKGVNDKRAFSSLLLKSVIIRGVRKNPHYTKTTDSEIEKLIIRWLNLAGDRDGGRKQRELAKRGQLNMPDHAKGLQPPKPMPPGTSSTASAAASASARKLPDHLNKAQNRPRTTDPRAPEPAESERLRDQMDPNLNRPENSWTMFQSSAPVLMDPRNVRLNL from the exons ATGTACAGATTAGTTGAGTTCACAGACACCAGCTGCTTAAACATAATTCCTGATGACTGGTATGACAACGGAATAACATGGTGGCCAAACTACAAAAACGACCTAAAGATAAACAATGCCATTCAACGAAGGGAGAAGCCTAAGTCCGACTGGTCTTGCTTTGCTGTGCGGGAATTGTCCAAAGCAG GTTCATACCAAGAAGCTAGAATGAAATTGAAGAGGGCCATGACCTGCAGCAACTCAGACCtccaaagagaaggagaagatgatGGCACAAGCAAAAAAAGAAGACCAAGTGACAA GCTTCTGGAGCTGGAGGACTCCGAGGAGGAGCGCAGTAAAAAGCTCAAGAAGATGGCCTCTACCGCAGCCTTCCCTACTTCCTACGTTAGCCCGTCACCACACTTCTTCG CAATGATGCCTGAACAGACGCCCATGACAGCAGGAAGGACCAGCTCTGTACGGAAGGGCCAGGAAACATCCACACGAG ACGCCATGCATGAAAAGACTGCAAGGCCGTCCCAGACGCCAGAGGCCGCCTGCTGCAGCTGGGAGCCCTCTTCCTTCAGAG ATATGCTCATGGAACTGGCTCCAATAACAGCTGCACGGTCCATACTGGAGAATAGGGACTGGGATTCACAAACATCCTTCAGAG GAATGATACAACATGAGCAGCAGAGCGTAGCCACAGGGACCAGTGCATGGGAGTCACTGACGTCCTTCAGAG AGATCATGCATCAGCAAGGTCCTGTGGCAACGGGTTGGTCCTTGGAAACATCTAGCAGAG AGCTGAGTTCTGATAACACCTCCACTGGGCCTACTGAGTCCAGAAACCGAGACTGGGGAGCCTCCACCACCTGTAGAG AGACTACTCCTGACCAGCCTCCTACTGGAGGCTCAGAGCTAAGAAGCAGCGAGTGTGCAGCTCCTACCGCCTGCAGAG AGACTGAAGTTTCTTCAACATCCATGACTTTCCGGAATGGACGTGGGGACCAAATTCCATGCAATG CAGCAGAATTCCACCTGCTGAACATCATGGAGTCCCTGCGgcagcagcagatgcagcaCGCCGTGGCCCtcaacaccatcatcaacaTCCTGCAGGGCCGCGTCAACACCCGCAGCGCCGGCGGCGACGCCTCCAAGGACCCGGCCGAGATGCCGCAGGACATCTCCTACCCGCTCATGGACCTGCGCGAGCTGGAGAAGCAGGAGGTCTGGCTGGAGAACGCGGCCAACACGCCGGCCAAGACCAAGATG ATTGCATATCTTGGAGCCATTGGCGGCAAGGACTTGAAGACCACAGTGTGGAAGATCATGTCCACACTGATTCATAACAACCTGGGCAAACAGCTCAACTGGAAAGGAGTGAACGACAAGCGAGCCTTCAGCTCCCTGTTGCTCAAATCTGTCATCATAC GCGGTGTTCGGAAAAATCCCCACTACACAAAGACCACAGACTCTGAGATTGAGAAGCTGATAATCCGCTGGCTAAATCTGGCCGGAGACCGCGACGGGGGCAGGAAACAGCGAGAGCTGGCCAAGCGCGGGCAGCTCAACATGCCCGACCACGCCAAAGGCCTCCAGCCGCCCAAACCCATGCCCCCTGGCACCAGCTCCACCGCCTCTGCCGCGGCCTCCGCTTCTGCCCGCAAACTGCCCGACCATCTCAACAAAGCCCAGAACCGGCCCCGCACGACGGACCCGCGGGCACCCGAACCTGCCGAGTCCGAGCGCCTCCGCGACCAGATGGACCCAAACCTGAACCGGCCCGAGAACAGCTGGACCATGTTCCAGTCGTCAGCGCCGGTTCTGATGGACCCCAGGAACGTCCGGCTGAACTTGTAG
- the LOC134080643 gene encoding uncharacterized protein LOC134080643 isoform X4, which yields MYRLVEFTDTSCLNIIPDDWYDNGITWWPNYKNDLKINNAIQRREKPKSDWSCFAVRELSKAGSYQEARMKLKRAMTCSNSDLQREGEDDGTSKKRRPSDKLLELEDSEEERSKKLKKMASTAAFPTSYVSPSPHFFAMMPEQTPMTAGRTSSVRKGQETSTRDMLMELAPITAARSILENRDWDSQTSFRGMIQHEQQSVATGTSAWESLTSFREIMHQQGPVATGWSLETSSRELSSDNTSTGPTESRNRDWGASTTCRETTPDQPPTGGSELRSSECAAPTACRETEVSSTSMTFRNGRGDQIPCNAAEFHLLNIMESLRQQQMQHAVALNTIINILQGRVNTRSAGGDASKDPAEMPQDISYPLMDLRELEKQEVWLENAANTPAKTKMIAYLGAIGGKDLKTTVWKIMSTLIHNNLGKQLNWKGVNDKRAFSSLLLKSVIIRGVRKNPHYTKTTDSEIEKLIIRWLNLAGDRDGGRKQRELAKRGQLNMPDHAKGLQPPKPMPPGTSSTASAAASASARKLPDHLNKAQNRPRTTDPRAPEPAESERLRDQMDPNLNRPENSWTMFQSSAPVLMDPRNVRLNL from the exons ATGTACAGATTAGTTGAGTTCACAGACACCAGCTGCTTAAACATAATTCCTGATGACTGGTATGACAACGGAATAACATGGTGGCCAAACTACAAAAACGACCTAAAGATAAACAATGCCATTCAACGAAGGGAGAAGCCTAAGTCCGACTGGTCTTGCTTTGCTGTGCGGGAATTGTCCAAAGCAG GTTCATACCAAGAAGCTAGAATGAAATTGAAGAGGGCCATGACCTGCAGCAACTCAGACCtccaaagagaaggagaagatgatGGCACAAGCAAAAAAAGAAGACCAAGTGACAA GCTTCTGGAGCTGGAGGACTCCGAGGAGGAGCGCAGTAAAAAGCTCAAGAAGATGGCCTCTACCGCAGCCTTCCCTACTTCCTACGTTAGCCCGTCACCACACTTCTTCG CAATGATGCCTGAACAGACGCCCATGACAGCAGGAAGGACCAGCTCTGTACGGAAGGGCCAGGAAACATCCACACGAG ATATGCTCATGGAACTGGCTCCAATAACAGCTGCACGGTCCATACTGGAGAATAGGGACTGGGATTCACAAACATCCTTCAGAG GAATGATACAACATGAGCAGCAGAGCGTAGCCACAGGGACCAGTGCATGGGAGTCACTGACGTCCTTCAGAG AGATCATGCATCAGCAAGGTCCTGTGGCAACGGGTTGGTCCTTGGAAACATCTAGCAGAG AGCTGAGTTCTGATAACACCTCCACTGGGCCTACTGAGTCCAGAAACCGAGACTGGGGAGCCTCCACCACCTGTAGAG AGACTACTCCTGACCAGCCTCCTACTGGAGGCTCAGAGCTAAGAAGCAGCGAGTGTGCAGCTCCTACCGCCTGCAGAG AGACTGAAGTTTCTTCAACATCCATGACTTTCCGGAATGGACGTGGGGACCAAATTCCATGCAATG CAGCAGAATTCCACCTGCTGAACATCATGGAGTCCCTGCGgcagcagcagatgcagcaCGCCGTGGCCCtcaacaccatcatcaacaTCCTGCAGGGCCGCGTCAACACCCGCAGCGCCGGCGGCGACGCCTCCAAGGACCCGGCCGAGATGCCGCAGGACATCTCCTACCCGCTCATGGACCTGCGCGAGCTGGAGAAGCAGGAGGTCTGGCTGGAGAACGCGGCCAACACGCCGGCCAAGACCAAGATG ATTGCATATCTTGGAGCCATTGGCGGCAAGGACTTGAAGACCACAGTGTGGAAGATCATGTCCACACTGATTCATAACAACCTGGGCAAACAGCTCAACTGGAAAGGAGTGAACGACAAGCGAGCCTTCAGCTCCCTGTTGCTCAAATCTGTCATCATAC GCGGTGTTCGGAAAAATCCCCACTACACAAAGACCACAGACTCTGAGATTGAGAAGCTGATAATCCGCTGGCTAAATCTGGCCGGAGACCGCGACGGGGGCAGGAAACAGCGAGAGCTGGCCAAGCGCGGGCAGCTCAACATGCCCGACCACGCCAAAGGCCTCCAGCCGCCCAAACCCATGCCCCCTGGCACCAGCTCCACCGCCTCTGCCGCGGCCTCCGCTTCTGCCCGCAAACTGCCCGACCATCTCAACAAAGCCCAGAACCGGCCCCGCACGACGGACCCGCGGGCACCCGAACCTGCCGAGTCCGAGCGCCTCCGCGACCAGATGGACCCAAACCTGAACCGGCCCGAGAACAGCTGGACCATGTTCCAGTCGTCAGCGCCGGTTCTGATGGACCCCAGGAACGTCCGGCTGAACTTGTAG
- the LOC134080643 gene encoding uncharacterized protein LOC134080643 isoform X3 has protein sequence MYRLVEFTDTSCLNIIPDDWYDNGITWWPNYKNDLKINNAIQRREKPKSDWSCFAVRELSKAGSYQEARMKLKRAMTCSNSDLQREGEDDGTSKKRRPSDKLLELEDSEEERSKKLKKMASTAAFPTSYVSPSPHFFAMMPEQTPMTAGRTSSVRKGQETSTRDAMHEKTARPSQTPEAACCSWEPSSFRDMLMELAPITAARSILENRDWDSQTSFREIMHQQGPVATGWSLETSSRELSSDNTSTGPTESRNRDWGASTTCRETTPDQPPTGGSELRSSECAAPTACRETEVSSTSMTFRNGRGDQIPCNAAEFHLLNIMESLRQQQMQHAVALNTIINILQGRVNTRSAGGDASKDPAEMPQDISYPLMDLRELEKQEVWLENAANTPAKTKMIAYLGAIGGKDLKTTVWKIMSTLIHNNLGKQLNWKGVNDKRAFSSLLLKSVIIRGVRKNPHYTKTTDSEIEKLIIRWLNLAGDRDGGRKQRELAKRGQLNMPDHAKGLQPPKPMPPGTSSTASAAASASARKLPDHLNKAQNRPRTTDPRAPEPAESERLRDQMDPNLNRPENSWTMFQSSAPVLMDPRNVRLNL, from the exons ATGTACAGATTAGTTGAGTTCACAGACACCAGCTGCTTAAACATAATTCCTGATGACTGGTATGACAACGGAATAACATGGTGGCCAAACTACAAAAACGACCTAAAGATAAACAATGCCATTCAACGAAGGGAGAAGCCTAAGTCCGACTGGTCTTGCTTTGCTGTGCGGGAATTGTCCAAAGCAG GTTCATACCAAGAAGCTAGAATGAAATTGAAGAGGGCCATGACCTGCAGCAACTCAGACCtccaaagagaaggagaagatgatGGCACAAGCAAAAAAAGAAGACCAAGTGACAA GCTTCTGGAGCTGGAGGACTCCGAGGAGGAGCGCAGTAAAAAGCTCAAGAAGATGGCCTCTACCGCAGCCTTCCCTACTTCCTACGTTAGCCCGTCACCACACTTCTTCG CAATGATGCCTGAACAGACGCCCATGACAGCAGGAAGGACCAGCTCTGTACGGAAGGGCCAGGAAACATCCACACGAG ACGCCATGCATGAAAAGACTGCAAGGCCGTCCCAGACGCCAGAGGCCGCCTGCTGCAGCTGGGAGCCCTCTTCCTTCAGAG ATATGCTCATGGAACTGGCTCCAATAACAGCTGCACGGTCCATACTGGAGAATAGGGACTGGGATTCACAAACATCCTTCAGAG AGATCATGCATCAGCAAGGTCCTGTGGCAACGGGTTGGTCCTTGGAAACATCTAGCAGAG AGCTGAGTTCTGATAACACCTCCACTGGGCCTACTGAGTCCAGAAACCGAGACTGGGGAGCCTCCACCACCTGTAGAG AGACTACTCCTGACCAGCCTCCTACTGGAGGCTCAGAGCTAAGAAGCAGCGAGTGTGCAGCTCCTACCGCCTGCAGAG AGACTGAAGTTTCTTCAACATCCATGACTTTCCGGAATGGACGTGGGGACCAAATTCCATGCAATG CAGCAGAATTCCACCTGCTGAACATCATGGAGTCCCTGCGgcagcagcagatgcagcaCGCCGTGGCCCtcaacaccatcatcaacaTCCTGCAGGGCCGCGTCAACACCCGCAGCGCCGGCGGCGACGCCTCCAAGGACCCGGCCGAGATGCCGCAGGACATCTCCTACCCGCTCATGGACCTGCGCGAGCTGGAGAAGCAGGAGGTCTGGCTGGAGAACGCGGCCAACACGCCGGCCAAGACCAAGATG ATTGCATATCTTGGAGCCATTGGCGGCAAGGACTTGAAGACCACAGTGTGGAAGATCATGTCCACACTGATTCATAACAACCTGGGCAAACAGCTCAACTGGAAAGGAGTGAACGACAAGCGAGCCTTCAGCTCCCTGTTGCTCAAATCTGTCATCATAC GCGGTGTTCGGAAAAATCCCCACTACACAAAGACCACAGACTCTGAGATTGAGAAGCTGATAATCCGCTGGCTAAATCTGGCCGGAGACCGCGACGGGGGCAGGAAACAGCGAGAGCTGGCCAAGCGCGGGCAGCTCAACATGCCCGACCACGCCAAAGGCCTCCAGCCGCCCAAACCCATGCCCCCTGGCACCAGCTCCACCGCCTCTGCCGCGGCCTCCGCTTCTGCCCGCAAACTGCCCGACCATCTCAACAAAGCCCAGAACCGGCCCCGCACGACGGACCCGCGGGCACCCGAACCTGCCGAGTCCGAGCGCCTCCGCGACCAGATGGACCCAAACCTGAACCGGCCCGAGAACAGCTGGACCATGTTCCAGTCGTCAGCGCCGGTTCTGATGGACCCCAGGAACGTCCGGCTGAACTTGTAG